Part of the Sodalinema gerasimenkoae IPPAS B-353 genome is shown below.
AGACCCCTTTAGGGGAGTCGCGTCTTGCACTCCCCTCCATCGACCAAGCTTTCTTAATCTCCGTCAATCTCCCTAGATGCAGGGATTCGGGTCAATTCTACATCGCCGATGAGGTGACAGTCATGTTTAATCTAAATCAACGACAAACCAGTCCAAACCCCTTTCGCAATATCCGAGGCGAAGCCACGGTCTCAAAACCTATCTATCCTCATCGAACCGGCCGCGTTTACTGTCGGGGAACATGGTGGTCAGCCAAATGTTATGAGGAGATAACATTTATAACTGACGAGATTGTGGAAGTGGTCGGGATTGACAACATCACCCTCATTGTACAGCCGGTTTCCTGGAAGGCTCCGAGTCGCCAACCCTCAGAAGTTTATTCGCAAGTGAAGTAATTGAGCGGCCGACAGCGGACGCGAAACCAACATTTAATACCTCTGACCCCATCTTCTCAATCTTGATAGTGCGTCCATCGTCCTCGATTTCCAAGCCAGGAGATGGACGCACTCGCGATGGTAAGAGTAAACATCAGCCATTAAGAGTCCAGGCTGTCCAGCCATCCATCCAAGTCATTGAGACTCTGGAATTGGAACAGTTGACGCGCCAGAGCATCCAGTTGGCTTGAGGAGAGTTGGTCCAGCCGAGACAGCATCTCAGCATCCAAGGAACCCAGACGCTCACTCAACAGTTGACGTACTAATTCAACCTTACCCAGCCGAACTCCCTGTTCAAGACCTTCCTGTCTAGCGCGACGTTCAAAGCTCGTCATATACTGCATACGTTGTTCCTCCTCTAACAGACTGACTTGTTGCCACAGTTGCTGATTCAGTTCTTCGGGGAGATTCATCAACCAATCGATGAAATGTAGGAGACTAATCACCTCCTCCGCCTCAAAGCCTCGTTGATAGAGTCCTCGAATTAGGGCAAACTTCCAGCGTTGGCGCTCTCTCCCATTATGACGAGTTTCGAGGGTTTTGAGGTGTGCCATCACGACAATGGCAAACACATTGTCGCTGGCCTCTAACTGGTCCCACTGGGTCTGGTAATCCAGAAGCTTGACGATGGGAAAGCGGAAGTCCACCTGACAGTCAAATAACTCATCCGTGAACTGCTGCGGTCGCCAGGAGGGTTGGTCATCGCCGAGAACTGCGAAACTCGCCACTTGGCGGGAGTAGCGATCGCGAATCCGGTAATAATAGCAAAACATCCGCTCGGCAAAGTTCGACTCGGGTTGATTCTGCACTTCAACATGAATCAACACCCAAACCTCATCCCCGGTCCTGAGGGACACTTGTACCAGTTTATCCGCTAGGCGTTTCCCCAAATCGGCGTCGCGCACCACCTGCTGGAGTTCTTTATCGAGAAAGGTGACCGGTTGTTCCCAGTCAATTTGTGCCGCCGCGCGAGGGAAGAAGAACTCCATGAACTGCTGAAAATCCGCTTCTAGGAGTTGTTTCCATGGACTATCGTAATCGGTCTTCGGCTCTTGGGTCATGGCAGTTGCGTCGAGACAGCCGTCTTCCAGGGTAGAAGATTTTCTAACTATTAACCATCAAATCTCATAATGCCAAGGTTTCGTCGTTGAAACTAGCGTGATTTTGCGGGAATCCCTAAGGATTAAACCATCTTCCTCAAATTGTTTCAACAAACGAGTAACTGTCACCCGGCTAGTCCCGCACAGTTCTGATAAGTCTTGATGTGTTAGATTTAAATCAATCAATAAGCCCTTATCGTCCAATTGACCAAAACGTTTTGATAACCAATTTAAAATATTCATCAAAATGAGGCTAACACTCATCTCAGCACGAGCTAAGAGTAAACGTTCTGTTTGCTGCCAGTACTTCAGAATTAGTTCTGTGGGAGGCTGCCAATTTTGGGTGTAAATTGGGATGGCTTCAACGGCTGTCATTGCCTCGATAAAGTAGTTCGGAACGGAGGACAGTGAAGGGCTAATAATATCACCACGTCCCCAAATCCCCAAGGTGACAGTATTCCCATTTTCGGTATACGTAAATGTGCGAACAAAGCCTTTTCGTATTAACCAAAAAAACTTAGGATCTCCGCGTAAATAATTTCGCCGAGAAATAAAACTTGGGGGAGTTTGGAAAATCTGTTGACTCACTGAATCAGAAAACTGGTAGTCTTCAACTTTTTTGAAAGCACTATCAGAGATTAGAGCGGCTGGTTCTGAAGGAATAAGTAGACTCATTACTAGGACTCTCAAACATCAATGTAACTACAGGACAACACCAAGGTTAATGACTGACAAGAAACTCCAGAGACATCATCACCATGCCTCTATTTTTTGCACTACAACCTTCAAGTCTGTTAGATAGGCGATCGCAGCTTGAATGGACTGTTCTTCTCCCTCAAGATGAATCTCAAACCAGCCACTACTATAGCTATCAGTCCCTAGCAAAGCTGCTGAGATATTGACATTCAGGTGATACTCTGAGGTCAATTTAGAGATGATTGGTTCTTGTTGATATTTCTTGGGAATGCAAAGGTGAATGGTTCGATTGATAGTGTCAGACATTGGCTTGAATGAAGAAAGGATAAGACGTGATACAACAACGAGTGCGGTTACGGTAAAACCGGCAAAATCAGAATTGTATAAATCAAACCTGAACCAATTAACAGCAAAAAGGAACTAAAAAATATGATCCATTTTGCCACAGGAACATAGCTTATTGCGTCAATTGATTTTTGGTCTGAAAAATAGTTATGGGTACAGACAACAATCGTCATCATTCCTAAAAATGATGTAGCTAAGCCAAGAAACCAACTGTGACCTGTTCCCGGAGAAAGGCTAGGGATTAGGTAACGCAAACGAGCCAGAAGAATGCCAATCCCCATTAGACCTAGAGATGTGCGGATCCAAGCTAGGTAAGTCCGCTCATTGGCAAGGTGATCTCGAACTCGTGAGGGATTGTGGGAACGTTCTTGCTCTCGCTTTCCCAAATTACTACTCACTCTAAACATGGACTTGTGAATATTTATAGTTCGCTTCAGAAAAGGTCTTTGTCTGTTTTAAGGAAAGATAAACTTTCTGCTGTCGGGTTAGCCCAAGGCTGCGGAAATCATCACTATTTAAAGTGGCTTGAATGATACTTCCATCTGCCAAAGACAACTCAACTTGTACATCCCAGCCCATGTAGATGACACGCCCGACAACGGCTGGGCGAGTTTTCTCATCGGGTTCCAAACTAATCCGGATATCATGGGGACGAAACAGAACCTGCTGGTTAGAGGGAGACCGATTACCATTGGTTAGGGGAGCGATGCGATCGCTCGGCAAAACATTGACCGGACCGAGAAAGCCCATAACAAAGGGATTTTTAGGCTCATCATAGAGACTTTGGGGACTGCCTACTTGCTCGATGCGTCCTTCATTCATCACCACAATCCTGTCAGCAATTTCCATGGCTTCTTCGCGATCGTGCGTGACAATTAATGTTGTCACGTGAACCTCATCATGGAGACGACGCAGCCAAAGCCGTAAGTCTTGGCGAACATTAGCATCCAAAGCACCAAAGGGTTCATCGAGTAGCAAAACGCGGGGTTCAATCGCTAACGCTCGGGCGAGAGCGACCCGTTGTCGTTGTCCTCCAGAGAGTTGAGCTGGATAGCGATCGCCCAAACCTTCTAGCTTAATCAAATCTAATAACTCTCCCACCCGCTGACGGACATAGCCCCTAGGATGACGAGCAATCTGCAGAGGAAATGCAATATTTTGACGAACAGTTAGATGTTTAAACAGAGCATAATGTTGGAAAACAAAGCCAACGCGCCGCTCCTGGACTTTAGCATGAGTTACATCTCCATTTTGGAGATAAATTTCTCCAGAATCTGGCTGTTCTAAGCCAGCAATTGCCCGCAATAACGTTGATTTTCCTGATCCAGAAGGTCCTAAAAGAGCAACCAGACTCCCCGTCTCAACGGAAAGGTTAATATCATCGAGTGCCAGGAAGTTCCCGAATCGTTTCACGAGATGGTTCACTTGAATCGTCATGGCTAATTTGGCGCGATCGCCTACAAAAAATTCACGAAAGATTGAGAACGTGGGAAAAGTTCCACGATCCAACAGACCCCACACTGAACTGGGGAAGATATTCCAAATTAATACAAGTTGTGGACTCAGACTATTTCAGGGGCCACCAGTCCACCTTGTCTCGGGTGGCACTATAAACCTCTTTCAAGCCTTCCGCATCGGCAACCCGAAGCGTATCGGTCGAGGGATCATCATCCTGGGGCGGCAAAATGAGTCCTTGGCGACGCATCCCTTTTAGGACTTGTTCAACCGTGCGATGGTTCAACTGCGCACTGTGGGCAATGATATCCACGGGTAAGTCAAAGACATAGAGGCCATCCGCCTGGGGTTGATTCCCTAATGATCGCTCTTGGTAGATTAAAGCCCGCAAAAGAGTTGCCACAGCTTGGGGAGGATAGGTACTGCAATTGAGCAGGTGATATTGAAATTTCTCCCGCAATTCAAACAGATAATCGTAGCGTTCTCGAAACACCTCGTTCTCGGTGTATAAGGTTTTGGCAATCCCAACCGGAATCTCGATCGCATTCGTAGTCTTATAGGCTTCTACCAAACTAGGAAAGGAACGACTCACTCGCCCATAAGCCAGAGCCAGGTTACGCATCCCGAAACAGCTTCCAGGATAGGTCAAGGCAACAATGCGATCTAAAGGAGTACTGCGGACAATGACAGGCCCACCACTCACCACGACATATAAGACGTCGGTTGAGGTATCCGGGCGAAACGCCGTGTAGACCGGTCGGCTCGAATAAAGCTTTTGCCGAGCGACACCCTCAGAGTTGAGTAACTCCGATAGCTCCATCTGATCCATTCCCCGAAATAAATAGTTACTCCGGGTTACCTCCTCCGCAATCGTCGCCGTTGCTGGAGTGTCCGCAGGCTTTGCCATAACCACTGCTGTTGTTCTCTGTAACCAAGGTAACCGATCTTAAGTTAGATTGCAAGTGAATCACAAATGTTTTTCGATTCAACTATAATTGACATGAGATAAAACCGTGCTACAATCACATTCACGTTCAAATCCGGTATTCCGACCTGTAAACCGTAGATTAAAGGAGAAGAGCCATGAAACTCAGAACTGGCCAAGGTTTAAGACGCTTGATCGAGAGATCGAAGCTCTGGAAAAAAAGCGTTGCCCTATTCCTGGTGGGAACAACCTTAAGCTGGGTGATTTCTGCCTGCGGCGGTGCCGTCGGTGGAGGAGACCGGGTGGAACTCACCTTAGTGTCTTATGCAGTCACCCGGGCCGCCTACGAGCAAATTATCCCCCAGTTCACTCAGCAGTGGCAGGCTGAACATGATCAAGACGTGGTCATTCAACAAAGTTATGGAGGATCAGGTTCTCAAGCCCGAGCTGTCATTGATGGCTTAGAGGCTGATGTAGTGGCGCTAGCCTTAGCCTTGGATACACAAGCCATTGAAGATGCAGGTCTGATCGAACCCGGCTGGGAAAATGAAGCCCCCAATGATTCGATCATCCATCGTTCTGTTGCGACCATCATCACCCGTGAAGGCAACCCCAAAAATATTCAAGGTTGGGACGATTTAGCCCGAGATGACGTCAGTACGATCACTGCCAACCCTAAAACCTCCGGTGGTGCGCGCTGGAACTTTCTAGTCCTCTGGGGTCATAAAACTGAAAATGGGGGTAATGAAGAACAAGCCTTAGAATTTGTGCAACAGGTTTATCAAAATGTGCCTATTTTGCCCCGCAACGCCCGTGAAGCAACGGATATCTTTTATGAACAAGGACAAGGAGATGTGCTGATCAACTATGAAAATGAGGTACTCCTAGCTCAACAACAGGGACAAACGCTACCCTTCGTCATTCCCGAGAGCAACATTTCCATCGATAATCCCATCGCTGTCGTTGATGCCAATGTAGATAGACATGGAACCCGGGAAGTTGCTGAAGCTTTTGTGCGTTTTCTCTATACCCCTGAGGCTCAACGGGCATTTGCTGAAGTGGGCTTCCGTCCCGTTGATGAAGCCATTGCTGGAGAATTTAGCGAAAAATACCCTTCCCTAAGTGGCCTGTTCACCGTCCAAGATCTTGGGGGTTGGGACACAGTCCAAGATAAGTTTTTTGCCGATGGAGCAATTTTTGATGATATTCAAGCCAACATCGGTCGTTAGTGTTTAATCCTTGCTTCTCGTTCTCACTGTTGCTCTGTTCTCTTCTCGAACCCTTGCCTTAAGCCACGCTCAAGTTGTTTTCTCTAGTCCCGTCTTACCTCGCGTCTTATAAATGTCCCCAAAAACCATGAATAAACTTCCTTTCTCCTCTAGTAAGCCTTCAATTCCTGTTCTCAATAAAATTCCTTGGTACTGGTGGGGGATTGGCGGCTATCTGAGCATCATGCTTTTCCTTCCTCTGGCGGCAGTCGTGCTTTATACCCAACGGCTGAGCTTGTCAGAAATCTGGCGAATTGCGACGACTCCTGTTGCCTTGGCGGCCTATGAAGTTACCTTTAGTACTGCTTTGTTCGCGGCCCTATTCAATGGGTTGACTGGGGTAGGTATTGCTTGGGTTTTGATCCGATATGAGTTTCCTGGTAAGCGTATTATTGATGCTGGCATTGATTTACCGTTTGCTTTACCAACAGCTGTTGCTGGATTGAGCTTAGCTACAGTCTATAACGAGAGGGGATGGATTGGTTCCCTATTGGCTCCCTTAGGGATTCAAGTCTCGTTTACACGCCTGGGGGTTCTAGTGGCAATGGTCTTCATTTCTCTTCCCTTTGTAGTTCGGACGGTTCAACCGGTTTTACAAGAGTTGGAGCCTGAATTGGAGGAAGCTGCGTGGTGCATGGGAGCGTCCCGTTGGCAAACCTTTCGTCGCGTCTTACTACCACCATTATTGCCTGCTATTCTCACGGGTGTAGCCTTAGGCTTTTCCCGTGCTGTGGGAGAGTATGGTTCGATTTCGATTATTGCCGGAAATATTCCCTTTCAGGATTTGATTGCACCGGTTTTGATTTTTCAACGGCTGGAACAGTTTGATTATGCTGGAGCAGCGGTGATTGGTTCTGTGATGTTATTGGTGTCTTTAGTTTCTCTGTTGGTGATTAATTTCTTACAGCGTTGGGGAAAATGGATGAATCAAGCTTGATATAAATCGCTCGCTCAAACTCATTCTCATCCTGAATAAGCTATCGCCTGTTGTTCTCTCTTATGATTATTTAGCTGATTTCTTCGCCATGAATTTTCAAAATTTGACTATTTTTCAAAAGTGGAATCCCCTGCATTGGTCTTGGGAAGTCTGGGATCCTCGGTTTTGGATTAAACCGGTGCGATCGCAGGGGGCAAATTCAAAGTTGACCCTAGGAGAAATTTCCCTGGTTTTTGGCGTACTCATCTTGGTGAGTCTGATTCTCTTTATTCCCGCCATTAACATCTTTGTGGGTGCTTTTGCCGATGGATGGGAACCCTTTGTAGCCACCTTAAGGTCGCGGGAGTTTCTTCATGCTGCTGGCTTAACTTTGCAAATTGCGTTGGTGGTTGTTCCCTTAAATGTCGTCTTTGGAATCATCACGGCCTGGGCGTTAGCGCGCCATCATCATTTTCCGGGACGAACTTTATTGTTAAGTTTAATCGATTTACCCTTCTCGATATCTCCAGTGGTGGCTGGCTTGATGCTGGTATTACTCTATGGTCGTCAGGGTTGGTTTGGTCCAACCTTAGAGTCTTGGGGAATCCGTATTATGTTTGCATTTCCTGCAATGGCGATCGCAACAGCATTTGTTTCAATGCCCTTTGTAGCCAGAGAAGTACTACCCGTATTAGAGGAAATTGGACGGGAACAGGAAGAAGCTGCAAAAACTTTAGGAGCTAATGATTGGCAAACATTTTGGCGAGTGACTCTCCCCTCAATTCGCTATAGCTTACTCTATGGAATTGTTCTGACTAATGCTCGGGCAATGGGAGAGTTTGGTGCTGTTGCTGTTGTCTCTGGAAATCTCATTGGACGAACTCAAAGTCTGCCTTTGTATGTCGAAGAAATGCACAATCAATATCAAACTCAGTCCTCGTATTCTGCTGCCGTTGTTTTGGCTTGCTTGGCAGCCATTACACTGATAGCAAAAGCATTTCTAGAACGTAAAACTGGACGAGTTGGAGGTCATTAAATAACCTTGGCTGAAGCCGGTATCTAGGAACGTTAGTCTTCTTGTTCAAGTACAAGCTAAAATCTGACTGAATCTTCTCAAGTTTCCTAGATACCTAGAGTACAACTAGCCAGCCTTTAACTATTCTTAAAAAGAGCCATCTTCTAATCCCATTTTTCAAAAATTGTGCGATAGATGTCCGTAGGGGCGAACCCTTGTGGTCGCCCTCTTCGGTTTGTATGTCTGGCAAAGATTTCAAAAAATGGTATAAAATATCAGATCAGGTTGGCATCTAAATCATCATCTGGGGAGTCGAGAAGTTGCGATCGCCAATCAACCAGATTTTCAAAATCTACAGCCGTCCAACGGTCATAATACCCTGTCTGCTCTAACTGTTGACTGGCAGTCTGTAAATGACTCAGCCGCTGAAGTAAAATCAACAAGTATTTATGATTACTGGTACTCGTATGAGTAAGACTTGTTGCTGGATTGCGGGGAGAGTCTACAAGAGCCACAACATCATGCTGAGCGAGTGTAGGGTTCAAGGTTTCAATCCGCCGTTCCACATCAGGGATAGGCTCCCTGCTTAAATTGGCGAGTATGCAAACATCATAGCGATCGCTCCAACGATCTGCAATCTCCAAGATCTGAGATTCTAAGCGGTCACGCTGACAAGGTTGAACATCGACCCGATTCGTAATCCAGGCCTGACGGCTAAAAGGACAGGGAGATAGTCCGCCAAAATGAGGATGACTGACATCAAGAAAGTTTTCAATCCATTTCTTTAGATGCTCACAAGCTGCATTTAAGGAGTAGTCTGACATGAACTAGAGATAGATGAAGTACGGTCTTTCCCCCAGGGTAAATCATCATATCTCTAGTATCTTCTTCCATTAGGAAGATAAATCCAAACGAGTCACTTAGTGGTAATATTATTATTTTTTAAATTAATTTAAACCACAATGAGAATCATTATTGCTCAGCAATTATCACTTCTCCGAGCCAGATTTTCTCTTGAATCGAGCGAAAGATAGCACATTCTTCAACCGATACTTTGCCATCGGCATAAAT
Proteins encoded:
- the cysW gene encoding sulfate ABC transporter permease subunit CysW — encoded protein: MNFQNLTIFQKWNPLHWSWEVWDPRFWIKPVRSQGANSKLTLGEISLVFGVLILVSLILFIPAINIFVGAFADGWEPFVATLRSREFLHAAGLTLQIALVVVPLNVVFGIITAWALARHHHFPGRTLLLSLIDLPFSISPVVAGLMLVLLYGRQGWFGPTLESWGIRIMFAFPAMAIATAFVSMPFVAREVLPVLEEIGREQEEAAKTLGANDWQTFWRVTLPSIRYSLLYGIVLTNARAMGEFGAVAVVSGNLIGRTQSLPLYVEEMHNQYQTQSSYSAAVVLACLAAITLIAKAFLERKTGRVGGH
- a CDS encoding YidH family protein, with the protein product MFRVSSNLGKREQERSHNPSRVRDHLANERTYLAWIRTSLGLMGIGILLARLRYLIPSLSPGTGHSWFLGLATSFLGMMTIVVCTHNYFSDQKSIDAISYVPVAKWIIFFSSFLLLIGSGLIYTILILPVLP
- the cysT gene encoding sulfate ABC transporter permease subunit CysT gives rise to the protein MNKLPFSSSKPSIPVLNKIPWYWWGIGGYLSIMLFLPLAAVVLYTQRLSLSEIWRIATTPVALAAYEVTFSTALFAALFNGLTGVGIAWVLIRYEFPGKRIIDAGIDLPFALPTAVAGLSLATVYNERGWIGSLLAPLGIQVSFTRLGVLVAMVFISLPFVVRTVQPVLQELEPELEEAAWCMGASRWQTFRRVLLPPLLPAILTGVALGFSRAVGEYGSISIIAGNIPFQDLIAPVLIFQRLEQFDYAGAAVIGSVMLLVSLVSLLVINFLQRWGKWMNQA
- a CDS encoding NfeD family protein, which produces MFNLNQRQTSPNPFRNIRGEATVSKPIYPHRTGRVYCRGTWWSAKCYEEITFITDEIVEVVGIDNITLIVQPVSWKAPSRQPSEVYSQVK
- a CDS encoding sulfate ABC transporter substrate-binding protein, which translates into the protein MKLRTGQGLRRLIERSKLWKKSVALFLVGTTLSWVISACGGAVGGGDRVELTLVSYAVTRAAYEQIIPQFTQQWQAEHDQDVVIQQSYGGSGSQARAVIDGLEADVVALALALDTQAIEDAGLIEPGWENEAPNDSIIHRSVATIITREGNPKNIQGWDDLARDDVSTITANPKTSGGARWNFLVLWGHKTENGGNEEQALEFVQQVYQNVPILPRNAREATDIFYEQGQGDVLINYENEVLLAQQQGQTLPFVIPESNISIDNPIAVVDANVDRHGTREVAEAFVRFLYTPEAQRAFAEVGFRPVDEAIAGEFSEKYPSLSGLFTVQDLGGWDTVQDKFFADGAIFDDIQANIGR
- a CDS encoding DUF4351 domain-containing protein, producing the protein MTQEPKTDYDSPWKQLLEADFQQFMEFFFPRAAAQIDWEQPVTFLDKELQQVVRDADLGKRLADKLVQVSLRTGDEVWVLIHVEVQNQPESNFAERMFCYYYRIRDRYSRQVASFAVLGDDQPSWRPQQFTDELFDCQVDFRFPIVKLLDYQTQWDQLEASDNVFAIVVMAHLKTLETRHNGRERQRWKFALIRGLYQRGFEAEEVISLLHFIDWLMNLPEELNQQLWQQVSLLEEEQRMQYMTSFERRARQEGLEQGVRLGKVELVRQLLSERLGSLDAEMLSRLDQLSSSQLDALARQLFQFQSLNDLDGWLDSLDS
- a CDS encoding Crp/Fnr family transcriptional regulator — protein: MSLLIPSEPAALISDSAFKKVEDYQFSDSVSQQIFQTPPSFISRRNYLRGDPKFFWLIRKGFVRTFTYTENGNTVTLGIWGRGDIISPSLSSVPNYFIEAMTAVEAIPIYTQNWQPPTELILKYWQQTERLLLARAEMSVSLILMNILNWLSKRFGQLDDKGLLIDLNLTHQDLSELCGTSRVTVTRLLKQFEEDGLILRDSRKITLVSTTKPWHYEI
- a CDS encoding sulfate/molybdate ABC transporter ATP-binding protein, with amino-acid sequence MTIQVNHLVKRFGNFLALDDINLSVETGSLVALLGPSGSGKSTLLRAIAGLEQPDSGEIYLQNGDVTHAKVQERRVGFVFQHYALFKHLTVRQNIAFPLQIARHPRGYVRQRVGELLDLIKLEGLGDRYPAQLSGGQRQRVALARALAIEPRVLLLDEPFGALDANVRQDLRLWLRRLHDEVHVTTLIVTHDREEAMEIADRIVVMNEGRIEQVGSPQSLYDEPKNPFVMGFLGPVNVLPSDRIAPLTNGNRSPSNQQVLFRPHDIRISLEPDEKTRPAVVGRVIYMGWDVQVELSLADGSIIQATLNSDDFRSLGLTRQQKVYLSLKQTKTFSEANYKYSQVHV
- a CDS encoding Crp/Fnr family transcriptional regulator, with protein sequence MAKPADTPATATIAEEVTRSNYLFRGMDQMELSELLNSEGVARQKLYSSRPVYTAFRPDTSTDVLYVVVSGGPVIVRSTPLDRIVALTYPGSCFGMRNLALAYGRVSRSFPSLVEAYKTTNAIEIPVGIAKTLYTENEVFRERYDYLFELREKFQYHLLNCSTYPPQAVATLLRALIYQERSLGNQPQADGLYVFDLPVDIIAHSAQLNHRTVEQVLKGMRRQGLILPPQDDDPSTDTLRVADAEGLKEVYSATRDKVDWWPLK
- a CDS encoding NIL domain-containing protein; this encodes MSDTINRTIHLCIPKKYQQEPIISKLTSEYHLNVNISAALLGTDSYSSGWFEIHLEGEEQSIQAAIAYLTDLKVVVQKIEAW